Genomic window (Paraburkholderia phenazinium):
CATTAGCGTTTTGAAAGACAACAGTGACGGATATTAACCGGTCGTCACCGCTTGGGCTATCCGATCGATGGGGTGCTATTATATATACATTCGCGTATGGATGTTAAAGTGTGTTTCACTAACCTTACGGGCTTCGTGCGGCAATAATTGTTCGCAAAAGTCACAACAATCGGATGTATTGTGACGGGCCGCGTTTAAAAGTGCCCGGGAAATCCCGCAAAACAGGCAGGTCAGACGAACATGGTCAGAAGGACCAAGGAAGAAGCGCTGGAGACGCGCGCCGGCATCCTCGATGCCGCCGAACAGGTCTTTTTTGAGAAAGGCGTGTCGCGCACGTCGCTGGCCGACATCGCCCAGGCCGCGGGCGTCACCCGCGGCGCGATCTATTGGCACTTCGCCAACAAGGGCGATCTGTTCAACGAGATGTTCGACCGCGTGCTGCTGCCGCTCGACGAACTCAAGGCCGCCTCGGTCAACCCGGAAGAAGCTGACCCGCTCGGGCGGCTGATCGAAATTTGCACCGTGTGCCTGCGCGACACCGCGGCGGACCCGCGGCGGCGGCGCGTGTTCGACATCCTGTTTCTGAAGTGCGAATTCGTCGAAGAGATGGGGCCGGTGATGGCCCGCTATCAGAGCAATATGCGCGAGGGGCTCCGCAAGCTCGAAGTCGGCTTGCGCAATGCGATCTCCAAAGGACAGATGCCCGCCGATCTGAACACGAGGCTCGCGGCGACCATGCTGCACGCGTTCGTCGGCGGGTCGCTGCGCGACATGCTGCTCCTGCCCGAGTCCGACGATTTCGACGTGCACGCGCAGCAGATGGTCGAAGCGATGTTCGACGCGCTGAGGCTCAGTCCCGCGTTGCGCACGGCGGGCGGTGCGGCTTAGGCGGTACGGCTTAGGCGTTTGGGCGCCTGCCCGCGCGCGGGTCTTCAGGCCTCTTCAGGCCTTTAGCCATTCACCCCCTTCACGCCTTTGCCAGCCTCGCGCGGGCCTGCTGATTCGACACGTAGATATTGCCGCGCTCGAGCGCCACACCCGCCTCTACCGCCGCGATCCACTGCTGCGTGCTCGCCACCGCCGCGAAGCGCGAATGCAGCACCACGCTGAACACCCGGTGAATCTCCTCTGCGCTGGCAAACCCCGCCTGGTTCTCGTACGACAACGACCCCGTCGCATCCTCCAGAAACTCGACCGTCAATCCGGCGTGCACCGCATGATTGATGGTCGACGCGTCGCAGTTGTGCGTCATGTAGCCGACCACCGTCAAGGTATCGATCTGCCGCGCGGCCAGCCAGTCGGCCAGATCGGTGCCGGTGAACGCGCTCGGCAGATCCTTGACGATCAGGTGATCGCGCTCGCGCGAGGCCACCACCGGATGCAACTCCGCCCCCGGCGTGCCGCGAGCGAAGATCGGCGAGCCGGCCGGCGAGTAGTTCTGCACCACCGCCACCGGCACGCCGGCAGCGCGCGCCGCGTCCATCGCCCGGCCGATATTGGCGAGCGAAGTCTGCACGTCCGGGTATTCGATCGGCAGATCGCCGGTGACATATTCGTTCTGTACGTCGATGACCAGCAGGGCGCGGCGCGGCGTTGTTGACATGGCAAGGCTCCTTCGTTGATTGGGTGGACTCGCCGTGCGTCTGCTGTATTGAGTCGGTGTTCGAGTCTGTGCGGCGCAGCGGCATTGACGGCATTGTTCGCTTTCGCGCGCGCCGCCGACAGTGACCCACATGACAAGCTTCGCTAGAATCGGGCCATTGTGAATTTTCCGGGAAGGTCTGCCGTGGCCCAGCCGCACATCGTCGCCGTCATCGCCTTCGACGGCATCAGTCCGTTCCACTTGTCCGTGCCATGCGTGGTGTTCGGGGAGAACCGCGACGATGGCGGCGTGCCGCTGTTCGACTTCCGCGTGTGCGCCGTCGAACCCGGCGTGCTTTCGACCACCGCGGGGTTTTCGATTGCCGCGACGCACGGGCTTGAAGCCCTCGACGACGCCGACACGATCATTGTGCCCACCTGGCGCGATCCCGATGAGACGCCGCCTGCCGCGCTGCTCGACGCGCTGCGCCGCGCCCATGCACGCGGCGCGCAACTGGTCGGCCTGTGCCTGGGCGCCTTCGTGCTGGCGGCCGCGGGGATACTCGACGGGCGTCCGGCCAGCACGCACTGGGCATGGGCCGACGACTTCGCGCGCCGCTACCCGCGCGTGCGGCTCGACCCCGACGTGCTCTATATCGACGACGGCGATGTCCTGACCTCGGCCGGCACGGCCGCCGGACTCGACTGCTGTCTGCATGTGCTGCGGCGCCTGTGCGGCGCGCAGGCTGCCAACTACGTCGCGCGCCGGCTGGTCGTCTCGCCGCATCGGCAAGGCGGCCAGGCTCAATACATCCAGCAACCGGTGCCGCCGAACCTGCGCGGCGACCGGCTTTCGGGCCTGCTCGACTGGGTCGCGGCGAACCTCGATGCGCCGCACACGCTCGACACGCTGGCAGAGCGGGCCCTGATGAGCCGTCGCACCTTCACGCGGCGCTTCAGGCTCGCGACCGGTTCGACGGTGGGCGCATGGCTGCTCGCGCAGCGTCTCAGCCGCGCGCAGCAGTTGCTTGAAAGCAGCGATCAGTCAGTTGAAGCGATTGCCGGCATGGTGGGCTTCGGCTCGACGGCCTCGCTGCGGCAACATTTCCAGGAGACGTTTCGCACCTCGCCGTCGGCGTGGCGACGGGAGTTTCGCGGCGTCTGACACGGCGAGGGGGTGGGCCCCGCCCTCGCTCAGCTCTGGCTGAACCAGTGCGCCGCGTACATCAGCACGGCCACCAGCAGAATCATGACGGCCCAGAGCCACTGCGGCATGGCATGCGGAGTGGGCTCCCGATGCGACACGCTATGCGAAGCGCGCGCCCCGAACAGCGTGCTGGTCGCGCGCCCGCTCAGGCTGCCGCTGTGATCGTGCGGCCGCACGCGCCGCGCCATTCCGCCCAGGTTGATCGGCCGCAGAAACACGTGCTGGCGGCGGCTGTGCGCGCCGCGTGCGCGGTTCGGTCCCTGGCCGTGCTTGGCCTGCACGACCGCGCAGAATTCGGCGAAGAAATCGTCGGCCAGCTCGTGCAGCGCGTTCTCGATCTGACGCGTCGGCAATTCCGCGAGCGGTCCGGTCAAGGTGGCCCACACCGAATAGTCGATCCGCGTGCTGGGCGCCCGGTTCGGGGCCATTTCGTCCGCGCGCAGCGTGACGTCGATCTGTCCGCGCAGCGACCCCACACCCTCGGCGCGCGCCTTGAAGTTGAGCGCGCGATGCGGCGCGTCGGGCTCGGCGGCATTTTTGCTGGCGACATGGGCCCGCACTTCGTAGCGGGCGCGCAACGGTCCGAGCGGCACGGTCAGCGTCAGGGCGTACTCGCCGCCCGCCAGACGGGTGAACGATTCGCAATTGTCGAGGCTGGCGCGCAGCAACGCGAGATCCTGCAGCGCGTCCCAGACATCGGACGGTGCAAGTGCAATCCGTAACGCGTTGTTCAGTTCCATGGCAGCCTCCCCGATGAACGCGCGCCCGCGAGATCAGGACGTCTGATCGATGCGGTCAACGCGCGATGCATAAAACGCCAGATATCCCTTGATCTGCTGGACCCCGTCAAGCGGGCTTTCATAACACCAGACGGCATTCTCGACCAGGCCGTCTTCGGTGCGCAGATGGAAATACGACGCCTCGCCCTTGAACGGGCAATGCGACGTATGGTTGGAGCGTTCGAGCCGCGCCATATTGACATCGCTGCGCGGAAAATAAAACACCTCGGGAAGGCCGGTTTCGGCCAGCGTGAGGGCGGCCTGGGTGTCGGCCATCGTGACGCCCTGGTGAATCACCCGCACCCGGCGCCCGTTGACGGCAATTTCGATGCGATGAGCGCTGTTCGATGCAGCGGACGCCTGAGCGCCATGGGCGGCATCACCTCCGGCGGGGTTTCCTTTGGGCGCCCCACAGGGACTTCCGTTGGTCGTCGAAGCGTCGCTCATGTCACGGCTCCGTATGCGAAAAAAAAGCCACGGGAGACCCCGTGGCTTCATTATCGGCCAATCTTCGGCCGATTGCGCGACCTTCGCGCAGGCGCCCGTTACTGCGTGTTCCAGTAGAACGCCGACTTCGCGCTGCCCGTGGCCGGAATCGTCACCGCCTTCTGCTGATCGTCGCTCTTGTAGCGTGCATGCACCGTGTAGCGGCCCGGACGCAGCTTCACCAGCATGTACGGTCCGCGCGAGGTCGCCTGCAGCACGTCCGCGCCGTGCGCGTCGACGATCTGCACATGCACGTCCGCAAGGAAGTCCGACCCGGGGCCGGTAAAGCGCAACGCCAGCGGCCAGCGCCGCTCCGCGCCCTGCAGGGCCTTCGACTCGTCGCTGCCGACGCCGCCCGACACGAAGGCCACGTCACCCTGATGCTGGATCTGCGGCATGCCGCCGCCGTTGTCGTTGCCGGCGCTCGTGTTGTCGGAGGTACTGCCGCCCGTGGTGTCGCTGGGCTGCTGCGCCCAGGCGCCGCCCGCGAGACCTAGCGTCAGCGCCGCGGTTGCCACAGCCGCAACGAGCCATCGCTGATTGCCTTGAAGTTTCATTGCATCGCTCCTTTTGAGTCCTGGTAGGTCTGCCCGACTGATAGCTGCAACAGTCGTGCCCGCCTACCCTCCGGCGCCCGCCGCAATCCCGCGTGCCGCCCGGAGCCTGATCGAGCGCCGGGCGGACCTCGTACTCCCGCGAGAAAACGGGCGCAATGCATGAGCAAGACGCCGGTCCGTCGGCAGTTTATGCAAATGGACCGGCAACTTTTACGTCAGCCCAGATCGACCGGCACAAAAATCTGTGCGTTGTCGCGCTGGATCAGCAAGGCGATGCTGTTGCCCGCCTGAGCGATCATCTGCTTGAGCTGATCGACCGTCGTCACCGGACGGCCGTTGACCGCCAGAATGACGTCGCCCGGTTGAATGCCGGCGTTCTCAGCCGCACCGCCCGACTGTTGCACCAGCAGACCGTGCGACACGGAGGCGCTGTTCTTTTCGTCCGGCGTGAGCGGCCGAACCGCCACACCGAGACGTCCCTGGACCTGCTCGGGCGCATTGTCGTTCTTCGCGACCTTGGCATCCGACATGGAACCGATGGTCACCTTGATGTCCTTGCTTGCCTTGTCGCGCCACACGGTCACGGTCGCCGTGCTGCCGGGCGCGAGGCTCGCCACCTGCGAAGGCAGGTCAGTCGAATCCGCCACCGGCGAACCGTTCACCGCGGTGATCACGTCGCCGGGCTGCAGACCCGCCTTGGCGGCCGGCCCGCCCGCATCCACCGAGCTGACCAGTGCGCCGTTCGGCGTCTTGAGGCCGAACGAGTTGGCCAGCGTCTGGTTCAAGCCCTGCACCGCGACACCCAGGCGCCCGCGGCTCACATGGCCGGTCTTGACGAGGTCGTCCTTGACCTTGATCGCCTCGTTGATCGGAATCGCGAACGACAGGCCCTGGAAGCCGCCGGTCTGCGAGTAGATCATCGAATTGATGCCAATCACCTCACCCTGCAGGTTGAACAGCGGGCCACCCGAGTTGCCGGGATTGACCGGCACGTCGGTCTGGATGAACGGCGTGTAGTTTTCGTTCGGCAGCGAGCGCGATTTCGCGCTGATGATGCCCGAGGTGACCGTGTTGTCGAAGCCGTACGGCGAGCCGATTGCCACGACCCACTGGCCGACCTTGCTCTGGTTCGGATCGCCGATCTTGACGGTAGGCAGGTTGCTCGCGTCGATCTTCAACACGGCGACGTCCGACTGCTTGTCCGCGCCGACCACCTTCGCCCGGAATTCGCGCTTGTCGGTCAGCTTGACCGTGACGACGTTGGCGCCGTCGACAACGTGCGCGTTGGTCAGGATGTAGCCGTCGCTGCTGACGATGAAGCCCGAGCCGAGACTCGCGCTCGGCTGGTCGGACTGATCGCCGCCGTCGCCACCGCCGCCCTGCATGCCGGGCATGCCGCCGAAGAAGTGCTTGTAGAACTGGTAAAACGGATCGCTCGGATCGATCGGCAGTTGCTGCGCATTGCCGGCATTGCCGGCATTGTCGCCGCCGCTGCGCACCGCGGTCTGCTTCACCACGTGCTTGGCGCTGATGTTGACGACGGCCGGGCCATACGTTTCAACCAGGCCGGAGAAATCGGGGATGCCGGTTTTTGCTGCGGCCTCGGCAGGCATCATCGCGGCCTGCGCCTGGGTGATGACCTGAGGCGCGGGGACATCGCGATGGCCCGCCACATAGCCGGCGGACAACGCCACGGCAACTGCAACGGCAACAGCGCTGCGGGACAGGGTTTTCGCATTCATCGTGTACTCCTGACAGGGAGAAAGGCTTTGGGGATGGGATGAAGCGTACGTGCTATCGCTTAAAGGAGTCTTAAACAGTGGAACTCCCGCAGATCTGCTCGCTTTTCCTTACCGCGCGCCGCAAATTTTCTTCGGCGCATAGCCCTGAGATCGAAGGCGATCAGAACCGCACGCTGACCTCGAGACCGCCCGCGGGCGAGTCGCCCAACATGACGCTCGCGCCATGTTGAAGCGCAATCCGGCGCACGATGGCGAGTCCCAGGCCGCTGCCCGAGACATCGGTACGCGCGCGGTCGGCGCTCTCCCCGGCGCGATAGAAACGATCGAATACGCGCTCGCGTTCGGCAGGCGGAATGCCCGGTCCGTTATCGGCGATGCGCACCACCGGATGGCCCGCGTCGACCAGCAGGCTCACGTCCACACGACCGCCGCGCGGCGTATATTTGGTTGCGTTGTCCACCAGATTGTTGAGCATCACGCGCAGCGCATCGGGGTCGCCGATCACAGTGGCGGCCTCGTTCGCCTCGACGCCCAGATCGACGCCACGCTGCTGCGCAAGCGGCGTGTAGGCCAGCACGCAATCCGCGAGCAGCGCGTGCAGATCGATCGCCTTGGTTTGCGTGTGGCCGTCCGGTTCCGAGCGCGCCAGCGCCAGCAACTGTTCGGCGAGCCGCGTGGCGCGCGTGACGCCGGCTTGCAGATCCGTCAGCGCTTCGCGGCGGGTGGCGTCGTCGGTGGCGCGCGCCACCAGTTGGGTCTGGATCTGCACGGCGGCGAGCGGCGTGCGCAGTTCGTGCGCGGCATCGGCGACGAAGGCTTTCTGCGTATCGAGTGCCGTGGCGAGCCGCTGCAGCAGACCGTTGAGCGCGCGCACCAGCGGCTGCACTTCGAGCGGCAGACGGCTGTCAGGCAAAGGATCGAGCGCTTCGGGATGCCGTGTTTCGAGCGCGCCGGTCACCCGGCGCAGCGGCCTGAGCCCGCGACCGACCACCACCCACACCGCCAGCCCGAGCAGCGGCAGCAACACGATCAGCGGCCACAGCGTGCGTAACGCGACGTTGGCGGCAAGCCGGTTGCGCACCGACACAGGCTGCGCCAGTTGCACGACGTTGTCGCCGACGATCGCGCCGTAGACGCGCCAGTCGCCACGATCGGTGCGCTCCGTCGAAAAGCCGAGTTCCGCGCGCGGCGCGAGCGGCGCGCGCGGCCGCGAGTAGTACATCAACGCGCCGTTGCGATTCCAGATCTGCAGCACGATGCCCTCGTCGCCGGTATCGCGCGAGCCGAGCACCTGCGAGAACGGCTCGGACGGCAACGCTTCCGCGATCTCCTGCAACTGGTAATCGAACAGCTCGTTGGCTTCGGCGAGCGCCTGGCGGTAGATCAGCCAGCCGGCAATACCGACGCCCAGCAACACGATGGCGAGCAGCCAGAACAGCAATTGACGGCGAATGGAACGCATCGGCTCAGGCGTCCTTCGCGATCATGTAGCCGAGACCTCGCACGTTGCGGATCAGGTCGGCGCCGAGCTTCTTGCGCAGCGCGTGGATATACACCTCGACGGTATTGCTGCCGATTTCCTCGCCCCAGCCGTACATCTTTTCTTCGAGCTGGCTCTTCGACAACACGGCGCCCGGCCGCGCAATCAGCGCCTCGAGCAGCGCGAATTCGCGCGCCGACAGCGCCACCGGCGCGCCCGCGAGCGTGACCTGGTGCGACGCGGGGTCGAGCGTGAGGGTGCCGTGGCGGATGGTCGAATCGCTGCGGCCCGACTGGCGGCGAATCAGCGCGCGCATGCGGGCGCCGAGTTCGTCGAGATCGAACGGTTTGACGAGGTAATCGTCGGCGCCGGCGTCGAGTCCTTTGACGCGATCGGCCACGGCATCGCGCGCCGTGACGATCAGCACGGGCAGCGTGTGGCCGCGGGCGCGCAGCGCGCGCAGCACATCGAGGCCGTCGCGCTTGGGCAGGCCCAGGTCGAGCAGAACCAGATCGTAAGGTTCGCCGCCGGCCGCGCTGAGCGCCGCCTCGCCGTCCTCCACCCAGTCGACGGCAAAGCCTTCGCCGCGCAGCGCCTTGCGCACGCCCTCGGCAATCATCCGGTCGTCTTCGACTAGCAATATGCGCATGGCTCTACGATTCCGAAACATTCATGATGCCGCATTCTAGCGCCCGGCCCGGGCTCGTGCGATTGGACCCCCGTCGATTGCTGCAGGTGCGATGCAATTTCACCGCATGGCCGCGGCATGTCTCTACAATGAGCGCTTTTGCGTAACGCGCCATGCGGCTCCGGCTCAGTGACCCCATGGCGGCACGCACAAGTAATGTAACGGCCTCGCATATGGCGATGAAGATTTGCTGCGCGCGGCCGTTACACCACTTGCATGCCCTACATGAGCGCAGCGCTTGGCGCGCCGCGCTTCAGCCGTGACTCTTTGGTTTTTTCGCCCGTTCATGACGCACGCCTTTCTGTCTTTTCTCGTCCGCCGCCTCGCGCCGTCCGCCCCGCCGTACGCCCCTTCATCCGTCCCATTTGCCGCCGCTGCGCGGCGCGCTCCGCTGGGCGCCGCCGCCCTGCTGCTCGCGTGCGCCGCGCTC
Coding sequences:
- a CDS encoding TetR family transcriptional regulator: MVRRTKEEALETRAGILDAAEQVFFEKGVSRTSLADIAQAAGVTRGAIYWHFANKGDLFNEMFDRVLLPLDELKAASVNPEEADPLGRLIEICTVCLRDTAADPRRRRVFDILFLKCEFVEEMGPVMARYQSNMREGLRKLEVGLRNAISKGQMPADLNTRLAATMLHAFVGGSLRDMLLLPESDDFDVHAQQMVEAMFDALRLSPALRTAGGAA
- a CDS encoding cysteine hydrolase family protein; translation: MSTTPRRALLVIDVQNEYVTGDLPIEYPDVQTSLANIGRAMDAARAAGVPVAVVQNYSPAGSPIFARGTPGAELHPVVASRERDHLIVKDLPSAFTGTDLADWLAARQIDTLTVVGYMTHNCDASTINHAVHAGLTVEFLEDATGSLSYENQAGFASAEEIHRVFSVVLHSRFAAVASTQQWIAAVEAGVALERGNIYVSNQQARARLAKA
- a CDS encoding helix-turn-helix domain-containing protein, with product MVNFPGRSAVAQPHIVAVIAFDGISPFHLSVPCVVFGENRDDGGVPLFDFRVCAVEPGVLSTTAGFSIAATHGLEALDDADTIIVPTWRDPDETPPAALLDALRRAHARGAQLVGLCLGAFVLAAAGILDGRPASTHWAWADDFARRYPRVRLDPDVLYIDDGDVLTSAGTAAGLDCCLHVLRRLCGAQAANYVARRLVVSPHRQGGQAQYIQQPVPPNLRGDRLSGLLDWVAANLDAPHTLDTLAERALMSRRTFTRRFRLATGSTVGAWLLAQRLSRAQQLLESSDQSVEAIAGMVGFGSTASLRQHFQETFRTSPSAWRREFRGV
- a CDS encoding CoxG family protein; this translates as MELNNALRIALAPSDVWDALQDLALLRASLDNCESFTRLAGGEYALTLTVPLGPLRARYEVRAHVASKNAAEPDAPHRALNFKARAEGVGSLRGQIDVTLRADEMAPNRAPSTRIDYSVWATLTGPLAELPTRQIENALHELADDFFAEFCAVVQAKHGQGPNRARGAHSRRQHVFLRPINLGGMARRVRPHDHSGSLSGRATSTLFGARASHSVSHREPTPHAMPQWLWAVMILLVAVLMYAAHWFSQS
- a CDS encoding DUF427 domain-containing protein translates to MSDASTTNGSPCGAPKGNPAGGDAAHGAQASAASNSAHRIEIAVNGRRVRVIHQGVTMADTQAALTLAETGLPEVFYFPRSDVNMARLERSNHTSHCPFKGEASYFHLRTEDGLVENAVWCYESPLDGVQQIKGYLAFYASRVDRIDQTS
- a CDS encoding DegQ family serine endoprotease; amino-acid sequence: MNAKTLSRSAVAVAVAVALSAGYVAGHRDVPAPQVITQAQAAMMPAEAAAKTGIPDFSGLVETYGPAVVNISAKHVVKQTAVRSGGDNAGNAGNAQQLPIDPSDPFYQFYKHFFGGMPGMQGGGGDGGDQSDQPSASLGSGFIVSSDGYILTNAHVVDGANVVTVKLTDKREFRAKVVGADKQSDVAVLKIDASNLPTVKIGDPNQSKVGQWVVAIGSPYGFDNTVTSGIISAKSRSLPNENYTPFIQTDVPVNPGNSGGPLFNLQGEVIGINSMIYSQTGGFQGLSFAIPINEAIKVKDDLVKTGHVSRGRLGVAVQGLNQTLANSFGLKTPNGALVSSVDAGGPAAKAGLQPGDVITAVNGSPVADSTDLPSQVASLAPGSTATVTVWRDKASKDIKVTIGSMSDAKVAKNDNAPEQVQGRLGVAVRPLTPDEKNSASVSHGLLVQQSGGAAENAGIQPGDVILAVNGRPVTTVDQLKQMIAQAGNSIALLIQRDNAQIFVPVDLG
- a CDS encoding ATP-binding protein, which gives rise to MRSIRRQLLFWLLAIVLLGVGIAGWLIYRQALAEANELFDYQLQEIAEALPSEPFSQVLGSRDTGDEGIVLQIWNRNGALMYYSRPRAPLAPRAELGFSTERTDRGDWRVYGAIVGDNVVQLAQPVSVRNRLAANVALRTLWPLIVLLPLLGLAVWVVVGRGLRPLRRVTGALETRHPEALDPLPDSRLPLEVQPLVRALNGLLQRLATALDTQKAFVADAAHELRTPLAAVQIQTQLVARATDDATRREALTDLQAGVTRATRLAEQLLALARSEPDGHTQTKAIDLHALLADCVLAYTPLAQQRGVDLGVEANEAATVIGDPDALRVMLNNLVDNATKYTPRGGRVDVSLLVDAGHPVVRIADNGPGIPPAERERVFDRFYRAGESADRARTDVSGSGLGLAIVRRIALQHGASVMLGDSPAGGLEVSVRF
- a CDS encoding response regulator, coding for MRILLVEDDRMIAEGVRKALRGEGFAVDWVEDGEAALSAAGGEPYDLVLLDLGLPKRDGLDVLRALRARGHTLPVLIVTARDAVADRVKGLDAGADDYLVKPFDLDELGARMRALIRRQSGRSDSTIRHGTLTLDPASHQVTLAGAPVALSAREFALLEALIARPGAVLSKSQLEEKMYGWGEEIGSNTVEVYIHALRKKLGADLIRNVRGLGYMIAKDA